The genomic region CGGCGCTGGCTGACCTGGTCCGGGCCGGCGATTGCCGGAAGGCGGCTGCTGATGCCACCGGTCAGCAGCGGCCCGACCAGCCCCGAAACCACCAGCAAAACGCCCGTGACCGCCGGCCACGTCACCGGGTACAGCAGCACGGCGGCGGCCAGCGTAGCGCCATGGACGACGCACGCCCACGCGATCAGGACGCGTCCGTCACGGCAGGAGTCCAGACTCCGCGCCACCAGCGGCCCCAGCAGGTGCGGCGCGGTGATGCAGGCACCGAGCAAGCCGGCAAGCCAACCCGGCGCCCCTCCTGTGGTGACCATGAGGACAATCGCCACAACGGCCCCGCCGTCCGCGGTGCGTGCCAGCGTCGCGGCCGCCACGTAGCGGGCCAGTCCGCCGCCGGCCCGGGCCGGTGCCTGCTTCTTCGGCGCTTCCTGCTCCACCCGTGCTTCTTGCTCCGCCGTACCGCGGTTCAGGCTACCCATGCCGTACCTGCTCAGGCGCCCAAGCCGCTGAGCCGCAGGGCTTCCTCGACTCGGGTGCGGCCCTCACCGTCGAGGCTTTTCAGTGGGCGGGGCAGGCACGGCGCCTCCACGAAGCCCAGCACTTCGGCCATGGTGGCAGCGACCCGCAGGCTCCCGTACCCGCGGAAGAGCGCCCATACGGGCTCCAGCGCAGCAGATGCTTCCAGCGCCAGGTCGCCCTGGCCGGACGGTTGGCCGGACTGGACCGTCTGGCCGATCTGGGCGGTCTGGGCAAGATCCACAATCACCCTGGCGGTTTTGGGAAACAGGCCAGCGATGACTGAATACCAAACGTCGCAGCCGGCGAGCAATGCCTCCGCTGCGGCCCAGTCGCCGCTGATACCCAAAGAGACACCCCCAGGAACTGCCGCCCGGAGCCGGGCGATGCGGTCGGCGGCCTGTCCCGGGGCCGGGGGCGGGAACTTGATCGAGGCAATGCCCGGAAGTTC from Arthrobacter globiformis harbors:
- a CDS encoding dihydrodipicolinate synthase family protein; amino-acid sequence: MFKGLCAFPLTPLAGDNVDEAALVRLVGRCVDAGADSIGVLGSTGVYTYLLRGERRRVVEAAVEAAQRTPVVAGVGAMRTRDVLECVSDAQAAGASGLLLAPVSYQRLTEEEVYGLYCEVSSASDLPIAVYDNPATTGFTFSDELHGRIAELPGIASIKFPPPAPGQAADRIARLRAAVPGGVSLGISGDWAAAEALLAGCDVWYSVIAGLFPKTARVIVDLAQTAQIGQTVQSGQPSGQGDLALEASAALEPVWALFRGYGSLRVAATMAEVLGFVEAPCLPRPLKSLDGEGRTRVEEALRLSGLGA